The Rhododendron vialii isolate Sample 1 chromosome 6a, ASM3025357v1 genome includes a window with the following:
- the LOC131328715 gene encoding uncharacterized protein LOC131328715, which produces MDNITIFGQADKHLQRTVELLQKNNVRVVIRDEQELNAIRIREEKRRAQAIAAEKLQANRMGKGKQKATCADKRKDNALVELRQHRNGGVVIRDELELHNRQEERNAKAKVVEKRKANSIGKGKQKSTCSNNGKENVSVDLLHHRNGVVIHDELEIRIRQEKRMADAIAVEKLKGTSMGKGKQTGRYANRGEENSKVFANTLVRFT; this is translated from the exons ATGGATAACATTACTATTTTCGGTCAA GCAGACAAACACTTGCAAAGAACG GTtgaactcctccaaaaaaacaATGTCAGGGTTGTGATACGCGATGAGCAAGAACTCAACGCTATTCGTATTCGTGAA GAAAAACGAAGGGCTCAAGCAATAGCTGCGGAAAAACTACAGGCAAACCGTatgggaaaaggaaaacaaaaggctACATGTGCGGACAAGCGGAAAGATAATGCCTTG GTTGAACTTCGTCAACATAGAAATGGTGGAGTTGTGATCCGCGATGAGTTAGAACTTCATAATCGTCAA GAGGAACGAAATGCTAAAGCAAAAGTTGTGGAAAAACGAAAGGCAAACTCTATTGGCAAGGGGAAACAAAAGTCTACATGTTCGAACAACGGAAAAGAAAATGTCTCG GTTGATCTTCTTCATCATAGAAATGGAGTTGTAATCCACGATGAGCTTGAGATTCGTATTCGTCAG GAGAAAAGAATGGCAGATGCAATAGCTGTGGAAAAACTGAAGGGAACCTCTATGGGTAAGGGAAAACAGACTGGAAGATATGCAAATAGGGGCGAAGAAAACTCCAAG GTTTTTGCTAATACTTTGGTTCGGTTCACTTAG